A region from the Benincasa hispida cultivar B227 chromosome 10, ASM972705v1, whole genome shotgun sequence genome encodes:
- the LOC120089388 gene encoding diaminopimelate decarboxylase 1, chloroplastic-like, giving the protein MAAANLYSPSPSLPSTLKLKHSLNSNPFPRIPFRRHKPFSKTPLSLKAVLSQNPSKTQTQFHHCFSKSSDGFLYCEGVKVQDIMESVDKRPFYLYSKSQITRNVEAYNEALEGLNSIIGYAIKANNNLKVLEHLRKLGCGAVLVSGNELRLALHAGYDPTRCIFNGNGKLLEDLVLAAEQGVFVNVDSEFDLDNIVAAARIAGKKVNVLLRINPDVDPQVHPYVATGNKNSKFGIRNEKLQWFLDAVKAHPDELKLVGAHCHLGSTITKVDIFRDAAVLMVNYIDQIRDQGFEVNYLNIGGGLGIDYYHAGAILPTPRDLINTVRELVLSRDLNLIIEPGRSLIANTCCLVNRVTGVKTNGTKNFIVIDGSMAELIRPSLYDAYQHIELIAPSAPDAEVSTFDVVGPVCESADFLGKQRELPTPTKGAGLVVHDAGAYCMSMASTYNLKMRPPEYWVEEDGSVSKIRHGETFDDHLRFFKNL; this is encoded by the exons ATGGCGGCCGCAAATCTCTACTCTCCTTCACCTTCCCTTCCTAGCACCCTCAAACTCAAACACTCTCTTAATTCAAACCCATTTCCCCGTATTCCATTTCGTCGTCACAAGCCCTTCTCCAAAACTCCTCTCTCCCTAAAAGCTGTTCTTTCTCAAAACCCATCTAAAACCCAGACCCAATTTCACCATTGTTTCTCCAAATCCTCAGATGGGTTTCTTTATTGCGAGGGAGTTAAGGTGCAGGACATCATGGAATCTGTTGATAAGCGCCCTTTCTATCTTTACAGTAAATCCCAGATAACTAGAAATGTTGAAGCTTATAACGAGGCTTTGGAAGGACTGAATTCGATCATTGGTTATGCGATTAAGGCCAATAATAATTTGAAAGTGTTGGAGCATTTGAGGAAGTTGGGTTGTGGAGCTGTGCTTGTTAGTGGAAATGAGCTTCGCTTGGCTCTTCATGCTGGTTATGACCCCACCAG ATGTATTTTTAATGGGAATGGTAAACTTTTGGAGGATTTGGTTCTAGCTGCGGAACAAGGTGTTTTTGTTAATGTGGATAGTGAGTTTGACTTGGATAATATTGTAGCTGCTGCAAGAATCGCTGGAAAAAAAGTCAATGTTTTGCTTCGTATTAATCCGGATGTGGACCCTCAG GTACATCCTTACGTTGCCACGGGTAATAAAAACTCCAAATTTGGTATTAGGAATGAAAAGTTGCAATGGTTTCTGGATGCTGTTAAGGCACATCCTGACGAGCTTAAGCTTGTTGGGGCCCATTGCCATCTTGGTTCCACCATCACCAAG gtgGACATATTCAGAGATGCTGCTGTACTAATGGTCAACTACATTGACCAGATCAGAGATCAAGGTTTTGAAGTTAATTACCTAAACATTGGAGGTGGATTGGGGATAGATTATTATCATGCCGGTGCCATTCTTCCTACTCCTAGAGATCTCATTAATACG GTACGGGAGCTGGTCCTTTCACGAGATCTTAATCTAATCATTGAACCCGGGAGATCACTTATTGCCAATACTTGCTGTTTGGTTAATCGAGTGACAGGGGTCAAAACTAATGGAACTAAAAACTTTATCGTAATCGATGGAAGCATGGCTGAACTTATCCGCCCTAGTCTTTATGATGCTTATCAA CACATAGAGTTGATTGCTCCTTCAGCACCAGATGCCGAGGTCTCGACATTTGATGTGGTTGGCCCTGTCTGTGAGTCTGCAGATTTCTTAGGGAAGCAAAGGGAACTCCCAACTCCAACCAAG GGGGCTGGCTTGGTTGTCCATGATGCTGGTGCTTACTGCATGAGTATGGCATCTACTTACAATCTCAAGATGCGTCCTCCCGAGTACTGG GTTGAAGAAGATGGATCAGTGTCCAAAATCAGGCATGGTGAGACGTTTGACGATCACCTCCGGTTCTTCAAAAATCTTTGA